ATGAACTGCCATGAATCGGTAAGGGCGTAACTCACAGGGTAGACGTCGCATGATACGCCAGTAAATTTTGGGAAAAGTGGGAGGGGGGGCGAATACAAAAAGTGGAAGAACTTTCTAGATAATCTTATAGATTAGCTAAATGCTAGCATAATCTATAAGAAATACTagttatgtgggcgaagccacacatttagtattctctacagatattccacccgaccaatcaaaactcagaaaaaatggaacctgtagcatgcagtccacgtttccagctttttgattggctaacattctgactgtctggtggatacgtcaggggtaaacctatcaacgcacaggtcacaaaatggcactcggcagcgcagtatcacaaaaacgttgaaaatgcagcaagttcagagcatctaatcggctaattaacaacataaaaatgccccacaaaaaaatattctagtattctgtccaagttttagtgaaataccttcgattataagcgagaaaaatagccagcggaagCTCGCGGGTTTTTTCAAgcaacatttgtatacctgttaaaacgtgcgcccgtaacatgttgtagcactggctcaatgggattattcacgcgtggtaaaacaacgctccgggatcgaatccgtggacagacaatgttttttaatttttttttctttttgctgcattttcgcgaaaatgttgcctttcttgttgctccttttcctgcgatttttgccttcttttcccttcgcccacatcctgcattttttccaaaaatgttgcctttctagtattcaAAAATAGTCTGAAATTCGAAGCGTCCAACGGGCCATGTGTATCCATTAGATTCAATTATTACCAATTGAATACTTAATTTAAGCAAATTTATCTAAAACATGTAAATTTCAAATGGACAATTTTTGCTTTACTTTCTCTTTAATTTGTTTCATCAGATGTATACTAAGTACAAGTACAGATCTGCACTCTAGTTCCTGTTCTCTTTTCGTGTTATAATGTGATGATCACAGTATGAATCTCTAAACTACAGTGCCTTATAATACTAGGTCAATGATACTAGGTTACTAGTTGAAGGAGGTTTGCTAGTACTCAAGGATTGATGAATGCATTCAGGCTATATATTGTACTAGTTACTGTAAGACTTGTAATACTTGCAGGGTTtaattttcttgattttcatAGTAAATCTCCACCATAATATTACAAAGCAAATATCATCGCAGCCTGGCCGCCCTACCCTGGGACCTCAAATTAGATACATCCCCCCATATGTAAATCCAGATTAAAAACATTGTTTctgcccaggattgcctgaaaaacaggtctaggTTTGACCTGAGCTGTATTACTCCTGGTTAAATGAATAAAGTGAAATTATCAAAGCTTCTTTTCTAATCCTACTGCTTAGTCAAATCCCCTCAGAATAAATGAATTCATGGTATTCTAGATCTTTGTCTTTATTAAAATTGCAACAGGGACTTGCAATATTTGTGGTCTGCACTAAGCAGGTACTGAGGTAGGATCTGCCTTACATCTAATGTAATGACTCCAGGGCACCACGCGACTGCTGATGACGAGAATCCCGTACTTCCGGGAGGTCGTGCTGATGTCGTTCGACTGTCCGCACTGCAGCTTCTCTAACAACGAGCTCCAGCCGGCCAGTACCATTCAGGACCAGGGTGTGAAGGTCTCGCTGAAGGTGGAGACAAGCAAGGTGAGTTGGTCTCGCAAAAAAATGCTTTAGTTTTATCTTAACATACCAAAATCAAAGATTTTTTTGCTGGCATAAGTTTTATTTTAAACATGATGTTCAtaagttttcaaaatttgtataAAAGAAGGTTTGTTTCCAATAACTGTCACTTTGTTTGATGATATTGATACAACGTTTTGTACTTCTAAAGTCTACTAGtatagggttggacaagttttcttaaattcacttgtcctatcgggcaagcacattaGATTTACTTGCCTGATTTTTTACTTGCCCAAAACTCGATAGTCACTGTTATATGCATTTCCACTTGCAGCAATAGTATtcttattgcctctatttttttatgttgaccattgcttgatgttaTGACTGTAATTagtgtaaaaagtaacaagtatatcaaaatctcacaggcaagtggggtaggtcatgcacttgcctgaaTAGCGCTTTCACTTGCCAACCCTACTTACTAATAGTCTTAACACACTATTAAGTAACCAAAGCTATGTAGTGTGTTTGTAATTACAATATTGGTTTGTATTCCACAGGATCTGAACCGCCAAGTGGTGAAGGCAGAGTCCGCCTCTCTGTTTATTCCTGAACTGGACTTTGAGGTTCCAGCAAACACACAGAAGGGAGGTCAGAAACGTTATGTGtctatctgtatctttatctgtgTAGTTGTTTATCTATGTATTGGTTTGGTTGTTCAGAATGCACAGCCATGGCTActcaactagcctgtggctactACAAAGGGCCAGCCgtgctgacagagacaaagacGTAGCCGGTATAATGGTCTTTTGGCGTAATACACCATGTTCTTAATTTGCATCTGAGTGTATTATAATAAGCCACTTAAGTCCTTTGGCATAACATATCATCTTTGCAGACCCAATCATTTCAATCATATTGATGCCACATTAGAAAGAGAAACATACATTATTGAATTTGATGTAAAACTTGCAGTATTACTGTAATTCCTAATTTTTttactgtacttttatgttcacggttttcactgtgacgactgtaacgtgaacttatcattacatttacagataacaaataattcacagactttttttatgtgcacatgctgccatcgtgaacatttagttccgagaacaagttaaattttctcagaccgtgaaagtttggtaccgagaagacaaagtgaattacagtatacaatTTACAGCCCATACAGACACAAGTTtgaatgtctgttttttttccccAGTTCTAACTACAGTGGAAGGAGTGATTGATCGAGCAGTGAGAGGCCTGGAGCAGGAGCAGCCAATAAGGAGGGTGAGGGTGATAGACTCATATTTCACTTTGTAAACAACTATGAACCATTGGACGTTGTCCGTTTTGTACTTAAAATGTTGGATGTTGGGAACTTTGGAGGCCAagttttatttgtaaaatgttGTGTAATGTTTTATCAGACTATGGATCCGGGAACTGCAGAGAAGATAGATGCTTTTATCGAGAAACTGAGAGGACTGACTGATCTCAAAACTCCATTTACACTGGTAGGTATGAAAATCACTTCTGTCAGAAGAtatagttacatacatgtatgtatataaccAATAGCAGTTGTTATGCATTGGCTTCCAGCCACCAGGAGCAAGCCTGTGCCAAGACTAAGACAGCAGTAACTAAGCCTATCATTGTTGGtgtagttatattgcaatccatacatagtatgggattgcaatatattgttatattgcaatccatacatagtatgggattgcaatatattgcttttcctttgtttcttctcctgtcaaatcttgaaatggattctactttttcattttttggccaaatgagctgaaatttggcagggtggtagaaatggcaaatacccccagacgtttttttcactttcttgatacaggccttagaatttatgatatttagggtttttggtcatttttagacaaaatatgtatattttgggcccctgtgccctggtattacaagctaatgacctgaaatttggtacagaggtgcattggacatatgagcacagaaaaccatcaacaccttcttcatagatcacttcaaaaatgagttattttagggtttttggccatttttgactaaaaatgtctatttatggctcctatgcccttgtattaaaaccaaatgacctgaaacttggtacataggtgcgtttgacatatgaccacagaaccccatcaacgcttaattcattgtttactccaaaaatgagttattttagggtttttgaccatttttgacaaaaaatgtatatttttggctcctatacccttgtatgaaaacctaatgacctgaaatttggtacagaggtgcattgaacatatgctcacaggaccccattgacactttctttatagatgacttcaaaaatgagttattttagggttttcagtcatttttgactaaaaaatgtatatttttggcttctatgcccttgtatgtaaaccaaatcacctgaaatttggtagaaacgtaaattggacatatggcaacaggaccccatcaacaatttcttcatagagcacttatcaaatgagttattttgggatttttagccattttaactaaaaaatgtatatttttggctcctatgcccttatattgaaaccaaatgacctaaaattcggcatgaaggtgtgtaggacaagtgcccacagaacttcattttctcattgagcaaacattacttcaaattgttgaatttggggattttttcaaggatgaagatggattgcactatgctgtatttgctcctaagcaaatgttggcctttctagttatattgcaatccatacatagtatgggattgcaatatattgttatattgcaatccatacatagtatgggattgcaatatattgttatattgcaatccatacatagtatgggattgcaatatattgttttttgttggtctcttctccttctcctgtcaaatcttcaaatggattctactttttcatttttgggccaaatgagctgaaatttggcatgaaggtagggatagcaaatacccccagacgtttttttcacttttttgatagaggccttgaaaattatgatatttagggtttttggtcatttttagacaaaatatatatattttgggtcactgtgccctggtattaaaccctaatgacctgaaatttggtacagaggtgcattggacatatgagcacaggaacccatcaacactttcttcataggccacttcaaaaattatttatttggggttttttggccatttttgactaaaaatgtctatttttggctcctgtgcccttgtatgaaggctaagtgacctgaaatttggtatataggtgtattggatatatgagcacagggcttcatcaacactttcttcagagatcacttcaaaaattagttattttgggtttttcggccatttttgacaaaaaatgtatatttttggctcctatacccttctATGAAAGCctaatgacctgcaatttggtacataggtgcattggacatatgagcacagggtcccattaacactttcttcatagatcacttaaaaaatgagttattttggggtttttcgttcatttttgactaaaaatgtatatttttttgctcctatgcccttgtatagaaaccaaatgacctaaaatttggtgcagaggtgcattgaacatatgctcacaggacgccattgaaactttcttcatagatcacttcaaaaattatttatttttggGTTTTCcgtcatttttgtctaaaaatgtatatttttgacttctatgcccttgtattgaaaccaaatgacctaaaattcggcatgaaggtgtctaggacaagtgcccacagtacttcattttccctttgagcaaacattacttcaaattgttgaatttggggattttttcaaggatgaagatggattgcaatatgctgtatttgctcctaagcaaatatcggcctttctagttatattgcaatccatacatagtatggatgcaatatactgtttttcctttgtctcttctcctgtcaaatcttcaaatgggattaattttttcattttttggccaaatgagctgaaatttggcagggtggtagaaatagcaaatacccccagacttttttttcactttcttgatagaggccttaaaatttatgatatttagggtttttggtcatttttagacaaaatatgtatattttgggcccctgtgccctggaattacaagctaatgacctgaaatttggtacagaggtgcattagacatatgagcacagaaaaccatcaacactttcttcatagatcacttaaaaaattagttattttagggtttttggccatttttgactaaaaatgtatattgttggctcctatgcccttgtattaaaaccaaatgacctgaaatttggtacataggtgcgtttgacatatgaccacagaaccccatcaacgctttattcattgttaactccaaaaatgagttattttaggttttttggccatttttgactaaaaatgtatatttattgctcctatgcccttgtatagaaaccaaatgacctgaaatttggtacagaggtgcattgaacatatgctcacaggaccccattgacactttcttcatagatcacctcagaaattagttattttggggttttcagtcatttttgactaaaaatgtatatttttggcccctatacccttgtatgtaaaccaaatggcctgaaatttggtatagaggtgcattggacatatgacaacaggaccccatcaacactttcttcatagagcacttataaaatgagttattttgggatttttagccatttttgtctaaaaatgtatatttttgtcataTATGCCCTTGTAATGAAaccaaatgaccaaaaactcggcatgaaggtgtgtaggacaagtgcccacagtactattacttcaaattgttgaattttgggattttttcaaggatgaagatggattgcaatatgctgtatttgctcctaagcaaatgtcggcctttctagtttttcctttgtttcttctcctcctgtcaaatcttcaaatgggaataacttttttatttttcgaccaaatgacctgaaatttggcagggtggtagaaatagcaaatacccccagacgtttttttcactttattgatagaggccttagaatttatgatatttagggtttttggtcatttttagacaaaatatgtatattttgggcccctgtgccctggtattacaagctaatgacctgaaatttggtacagaggtgcattggacatatgagtacagaaaaccatcaacactttcttcatagatcacttcaaaaatgagttgttttagggtttttggccatttttgactaaaaatgtctatttttggctcctgtgcccttgtattaaaaccaaatgacctgaaatttggtacataggtgcgtttgacatatgaccacagaaccccatcaacgctttattcattgtttacttcaAAAAagagttattttaggggttttggccatttttgactaaaaatgtctattttttgctcctatgcccttgtatagaaaccaactgacctgaaatttggtacataggtgcgtttgacatatgaccacagaaccccatcaacgctttattcattgtttacttcaAAAaagagttattttagggtttttggccatttttgactaaaaatgtatattttttgctcctatgcccttgtatagggcttattcacgtgacgtcatcaccccttgtCCCtgtccgccgccatcttggggtccATGCGCTACAGTACGGCGATGTACAGCGTGGGTCTCTAAATGTCCGAAGAAAGTGAAGTGTGTTGCACGATGTTTGACTATACAAAGAGCCTAAAAcctcaagtcttattttcacgACATAAATCGGGTGGAAATTACCCATTTTGGATCAGTGAGGAAAAGTTTGACCCGCGGCGGATGCCCGAGCACGGCAACAGCGACAGACAGGGGAGTATTTGATAGTGATTGTGGGTGGCAGGGCCGACTTTTTACACACAAAATCAGTTCAAAGCGAACGTGTTAGTGTCACCAGACCTACAAGTTACAACCACGTAATATCTGAAcaggtacaaaaacaaatgttaaCGTTAATAGAGATCGGGTTGACAGAGCAGAAGGTGCGTTATGATCGGAAAAGTTCCGAAGTCTCATATGCATGCAAAGACGGGAACGCGACTGTGGGGCGGGTTAGGTTTAGgttgctgttcacaaacactgTGATAGTCGGTAGAGTTGTATTAAAtttgtttcatagaaattctTCACATATCACTGGAGACATGTTCTTCCTATCATTTCTTCTTTTCGCCGTTTGTCCGCCTCTTTTTTGCCCTTCCTGCTTTAGTAATTAGTGGATGTATTTACGTTGTGCCGGAGTAGGCACCCACGTCGACCGTCGTTGAAAATTATCTGGCCCATCGTTTACTGCCTTGTCTAGATAAAAAATGTGTACTACACACCTTGGTTCTCAAAATTATACTGGTAAGATCAGCTCTACATATGGCAGAAACCCACATTTGTTGCCGAGTCGTAACACTAGTTTTTCCCCGGCTTTGCTTGTTATTACACGAGAAACGCGAAACAAATTTTACTGTTACCCGATGAATGTAGGCTTTACCAGTGCTAGACTTACTTCCTACCACAGGACAGCACATGGTGATTATGAGCCTAAacgttttgaagggaaattgtgcgttgcataagaaatattttcaactttTACGGAGAGTTGCATAGCAAGCCGCTGTGAGCCGCGCTCAAAGTGgaccccaaaatggccgacttcgctTGTTGCTAGGGGGtagatcacgtgactgaataagccctatacaaaccaaatgacctgaaatttggtacagaggtgcattgaacatatgctcacaggaccccattggaactttcttcatagatcacttcaaaaattagttattttagggttttccgtcatttttgactaaaaatgtatatttttggcttctatgcccttgtatgtaaaccaaatgacctgaaatttggtacaaaggtaaattggacatatgacaacaggaccccatcaacactttcttcatagagcccttataaaatgagttattttgggatttttagccatttttaactaaaaaatgtatatttttggctcctatgcccttatgttgaaaccaaatgacctaaaattcggcatgaaggtgtgtaggacaagtgccaacagtacttcattttccctttgagcaaacattacttcaaattgttgaatttggggattttttcaaggatgaagatggattgcaatatgctgtatttgctcctaagcaaatgtcggcctttctagtttataaTTTAATTTTCAGTATCAAGATATGGTAATATATGTTGAGAAAGAGAGTATGATAGCATTGCTGTATCTTTGGTTTGTTTGCCTTGAAGtcttaaaaaatgataacaattatGTAATGATAGTAAATAGAATTATGAATGATTTTAGTACATTTTTCTTTGAGAAAACTTTGATAAaattcagtgaaataaaaaggCATACATAGTTTGTACTTTGTTTGAAAGCGTCTTGCACACTTGACCTTgtttaaaaaagtaaaaaagactAACACAaccttttctctcttttttttctactaGGTTCTTGATGACCCAACAGGGAACAGCTTTGTGGAAAATCcatatcctttattttgtgtaaattTTGCATAAAGAGAGTTCCTTTGTTTGAGTGACATAATTGTCGTATGCACCTTCTATGCCTTGAAAACCAGGCTTGGAAGGCAGAAAGTTCTGTCCAAATTTGCTAAAAGAATTATTCTCAAATTGCACACTCTAGATTTCAGTGCCACAGACTTCACTATCACGGACTTTGTTATACTTCAAGTCAGTTTGAATGTGTGGCCCATGGAAGTAACTGAACTGTAAGTGAACAAATATTGATGTAACGTTCCACACTGTTGACTATAGATGTCCTACGTTAAAGAAGACTATTATAATACAAGTCTGTCTCAAGGACCTGCCCCTCTGAGAAGAAAAGTGGCTTTGTTAGGATGGACAAAATTTTCACCCTGTCCTTCCAAAATATCTGGTCTTCAGGctttaatgaaaatattttttttgtaagcTTAACATAGAGGGTTCaagaacaaaaatcaacaacgtAGACTCACAAGCAGTGCGTTAGATGGAAAAAATTAAAAGCCGGAAACAGACCTTCTCCCATATTATCTACCTATaaggtactagtatttgttaAAAATGTATTACTTTATTTTCATTAAACTGTTCCTTGACAGTCTTACATTTGCTCCTTCTCAAGACAAGAGTGTGACATTAGTTCACTACCCCAGAACAAGAGAACAGAACATTCAAATTGGACTGCAGGTCAGCTCTTACTGTCTTGTTTCTTCAACCTTTTCAAGCTTTTTCAAACAAACTTGTaaatattttcattaaaaaaaaagatatacatgtagaaatgagATGCAAAATTGATTGGGAAGAGCTTTATTGTTGTTAGCTTGGTTACACAAACTTTCTGATACTTTCTTTGCTGTATTTCTATTCATTATGGATGTATCTAATTCTTTTAGAatgtaaaatgaaaacattgataATGCCTGTTTGATTATGCCATAAGATGTTATAACCATTGTTTGTCCATAATAGCCTGAAAATGAACCTTCAGAAGAAGCACCAACAGCTGGAGAAGCTGCAGAAGATGGAGAAGCAGAAAATCTGGCAGATGAGGTTAGCATTAACAcattatatatagacatgtacatgtacacatttacaTCTAACCTACTCTCACTGGTTCCTTTGACTTCCTCTCACTtatttgtattttatgtatgtatgtaaatgtatgatTAGTTAAAATCAGTTTTACGAAGGCTGTAAGGCATATAAATATAATTGATTGTGATCATTGTCTTCTTTCAAGACAGGTagtgtacataacgttatattacatAGATGCTAATCTTACACATTAATACAGCATGTTTGCCCTGTTGTTCCCACAGGTTCTGTGTTTCAACACCAACTGTCCCAACTGTCAGAGTCCTGTTCCGACCAACATGAAAGTAGTCGGTATCCTTTAAGATAGAAAGCAATCTAGGCTTTTTTTAGCaggttaggccacactgacttaattaaGAAATGTGTAGCATAAATGTCATTCAgttggaaaaaaaagacataagtTTTTTATTTATGATTGACTGTCAGTCATTCCCAACACTCCGGGTATAACACATGTgatatactgttacagtaattagTAAATGGGGCACTTAAATTTATTACTTTTAAGCTAAAAACAAACTTGAACAGCCTTTTCTTGGTTGAAGTTATGTTGTAGGTAATGAAATCTAACAAGCCACATGTTTCTGGTGTcaatgttacattgtattttgactTCCTTTTACCATACAAATCCTTCACCATACCACCAGACATCCCCTATTTCAAGCAGGTCATTGTCATGGCTACGACCTGTGACAGATGTGGCCACAGGTCAAACGAGGTCAAATCTGCCTCAGGAGTGGGAGAGAAGGGCCGTCGGATGACCTTGAACATGACTGACCCGAGTGACCTGACAAGGGATGTGCTAAAGGTTGGTAGAAAGTCTCAGTATTAGACTGAAAATGCACTCCCTCTCCCCAAAATAACACATagtatgaaaatatatttcgttctgttgtctttttatATTTGTCACAAACGTTTTGACagatactgtacatacatttgtacatagacTCGGAAGTAAATGCTGTTTTTAGGGAGTAAAATGTAATGTATAAAAGCCATCCAAATTGGTCCAATGGAGTAGGCTGTTTCAAATAGTGTCACACCCCACTGTTTCAATATTCTAACCATTTTTTGCtcatttgaagaagaaaaggatTTCCTTATTATACTTTAGATTCTATGTATACCACAACTGTTCTTATTGCACTTGTACCAAATTGCCATGGCTTTTGGCCACTTGCAAGTGATTTAGAAGATGCAATAAGGCAATGTTTCTGACTTGTCAAGATCTTTATTTTGTCCCCTGTATTGTCCAGTCGGAGACGTGTACTGTCTGTATCCCTGAACTTGACTTTGAGCTGAGCCTCAGCTATGGAATCGGGGGCAAGTTCACCACGCTGGAGGGGCTCATCATTAACATCAAGGAACAGGTCGGTataacattatagaaaaatgctaacaatTTATAATCGTCTGTATAACCTTTTTTAGACAGTCCTTTTCTTGTCAAATGACGTAATCATACTTTTAGATAATGCCAACCAGACATGCCAGGTGGTTGGACTCAGACTTTCAAGAAATTTCCTAGTGTCTTAAGTACATGAATGaagggatgaatgaatgaatgaatgaatgaatgaagggatgaatgaatgaatgaatgaatgaatgaatgaatgaatgaatgaatgaatgaactttattgctcaacagcTGTTATGAAGTACTGTATTCCTACACTATAAAGATAT
The sequence above is drawn from the Branchiostoma floridae strain S238N-H82 chromosome 17, Bfl_VNyyK, whole genome shotgun sequence genome and encodes:
- the LOC118404650 gene encoding zinc finger protein ZPR1-like, with the protein product MADTTDGVDASSDNKPLFRDLTGDIGDQEATQIDDTLCMNCHESGTTRLLMTRIPYFREVVLMSFDCPHCSFSNNELQPASTIQDQGVKVSLKVETSKDLNRQVVKAESASLFIPELDFEVPANTQKGVLTTVEGVIDRAVRGLEQEQPIRRTMDPGTAEKIDAFIEKLRGLTDLKTPFTLVLDDPTGNSFVENPFAPSQDKSVTLVHYPRTREQNIQIGLQPENEPSEEAPTAGEAAEDGEAENLADEVLCFNTNCPNCQSPVPTNMKVVDIPYFKQVIVMATTCDRCGHRSNEVKSASGVGEKGRRMTLNMTDPSDLTRDVLKSETCTVCIPELDFELSLSYGIGGKFTTLEGLIINIKEQLEKNAFSLGDSSTATDNNKMKDFLAKLAEIAEGKTLVHIVLDDPAGNSYIQNVYAPDPDPELVVEDYERNQEQNEDLGLNQMKTENYEEDN